The following proteins are co-located in the Desulfatitalea tepidiphila genome:
- a CDS encoding ABC transporter permease: MSRIQLSAISTRFRHIWFRNLITYRRIWRVNFLVPLLEPGFYILAFGLGFSGLIGAVDYAGMQLAYTRFMAPALVATACMWNAFFETTYTSFVRMYYQKTFDGILATPMSMEEIIVAEIVWAASKAAAAVAVMLAVLIPIGYANFPGALVCIPIAFLGGLAFAAIGMFFTGVIPTIDMFNLPIFLFITPMFLFSGTFFPVSGIPDWAGIFTLIFPLYHLVELMRFFCIGAMESDPLLNLAYLVGFTVLFGFLALLTMKRRIIK; encoded by the coding sequence ATGAGCCGCATTCAGCTGTCCGCCATATCGACCCGCTTCCGCCACATCTGGTTCCGGAACCTGATCACCTACCGCCGCATCTGGCGGGTCAATTTTCTCGTGCCGCTGCTCGAACCCGGCTTCTACATCCTCGCCTTCGGCCTGGGATTCTCGGGCCTGATCGGCGCTGTGGATTATGCCGGTATGCAACTGGCCTATACCCGCTTCATGGCCCCTGCCCTGGTGGCCACGGCCTGCATGTGGAACGCCTTTTTCGAGACCACCTACACCTCCTTCGTGCGAATGTACTACCAGAAGACCTTCGACGGCATTCTGGCCACGCCCATGAGCATGGAGGAGATCATCGTTGCGGAAATCGTCTGGGCCGCCTCCAAGGCCGCCGCAGCCGTGGCGGTCATGCTGGCCGTGCTCATCCCCATCGGCTATGCCAACTTCCCCGGGGCGCTCGTTTGCATTCCCATCGCTTTCCTGGGCGGACTGGCCTTTGCCGCCATCGGCATGTTCTTCACAGGTGTCATTCCCACCATCGACATGTTCAACCTGCCCATATTCTTGTTCATCACCCCGATGTTCCTCTTCTCGGGCACCTTTTTTCCAGTCTCGGGCATACCCGATTGGGCCGGCATCTTCACGCTCATCTTCCCGCTCTACCACCTGGTGGAGTTGATGCGCTTTTTCTGCATCGGCGCCATGGAGTCCGATCCGCTTCTCAATCTTGCCTACCTGGTGGGATTCACTGTGCTCTTCGGATTTCTCGCCTTGCTGACCATGAAGCGGCGGATCATCAAGTAG
- a CDS encoding DUF4197 domain-containing protein — MSRRKAAYCAVVSLLLAMTVFACQGGMDGVLGQVARELQASQGLGQSDIVAGLKEALRVGTENAVDVTSKLNGYYSNPEIKIPLPENVRKVENVLRMAGLGQQVTSFEQSMNRAAERAAPEAKALFVGAIKQMTFADAKKILNGRENEATLFFKDKTYHALGQRFQPLVHDAMAEVGVTRYYQTLEDKIRVLPVKGLMDVDLDQYVTDKALDGLFVMLAQEEAKIRTDPAARVTDILKKVFGSQR, encoded by the coding sequence ATGTCCAGAAGAAAAGCGGCGTATTGTGCGGTGGTATCATTGCTGCTGGCAATGACGGTTTTTGCCTGCCAGGGCGGCATGGACGGCGTGCTCGGCCAGGTCGCAAGGGAGTTGCAGGCCAGCCAGGGCCTGGGCCAGAGCGATATTGTCGCCGGTCTCAAGGAGGCTCTCCGGGTGGGGACGGAAAATGCGGTGGATGTCACCTCCAAGCTCAACGGGTATTACAGCAACCCTGAAATCAAGATCCCCCTGCCGGAAAACGTCCGTAAGGTCGAAAACGTGCTGCGCATGGCGGGTCTGGGTCAGCAGGTCACCTCTTTTGAACAGAGCATGAACCGTGCAGCCGAGCGCGCCGCGCCGGAGGCCAAGGCGCTTTTCGTGGGCGCCATCAAGCAGATGACCTTTGCCGATGCCAAAAAGATCCTGAACGGCCGCGAGAATGAGGCGACCCTTTTCTTCAAGGACAAAACCTACCATGCTCTGGGGCAGCGCTTCCAACCGCTGGTGCACGACGCCATGGCGGAGGTCGGTGTGACACGCTATTACCAGACCCTGGAAGACAAGATCCGCGTGCTGCCGGTAAAGGGCCTTATGGATGTCGACCTGGACCAATACGTGACCGACAAGGCATTGGACGGCCTTTTCGTCATGCTGGCGCAGGAGGAGGCCAAGATCCGGACCGATCCGGCGGCCCGGGTGACCGACATCCTGAAGAAAGTGTTCGGGTCTCAGCGATAG
- a CDS encoding (Fe-S)-binding protein — translation MTIPIEVDELDREFKTTVLERVPAGAFDLCLTCGTCTGGCPASEIFDMDPRKLVRMLVLGLDEEVKRTPWAWVCTMCARCIKQCPMSIDIPRLVYNMRHNWDRDKRPKGIRGSCDQHIRAGNAMGVPTDDFVWTVEDVAEEIRASQPRFKDLKATVDRKGAFMAINQNSREPVTEPDELGPLWKILHIVGADWTYPSVMWAGENYCLFLADEEGWRYILEEFVYHIDNNLGCKQVVNTEUGHSFFAILEGLKKFNIPHKFEFTSIITLYAQWIREGRLKVNYDWNRDLKVKFTLQDPCNIVRKTWGEEMADDMRFVVKSVVGEENFVDMVPCGANNYCCGGGGGALQAGYTDQRRAYGRVKFDQIQATGAQYVLAPCHNCHSQIEDIGEFYGGNYHVAHIWTFICLAMGILGENERTYLGPDLAAIGL, via the coding sequence ATGACAATACCCATCGAAGTCGATGAATTGGATCGCGAGTTCAAAACCACGGTATTGGAGAGGGTCCCGGCCGGCGCATTCGATTTGTGCCTGACGTGCGGGACGTGCACCGGCGGATGTCCGGCCTCCGAGATTTTCGATATGGATCCGCGCAAGCTGGTGCGCATGCTGGTGCTGGGTCTGGACGAGGAGGTCAAACGAACGCCTTGGGCCTGGGTCTGCACCATGTGCGCTCGCTGCATCAAGCAGTGTCCCATGTCCATCGACATCCCCCGACTGGTCTACAATATGCGCCACAACTGGGATAGAGACAAGCGCCCCAAAGGCATCCGCGGGTCGTGCGACCAGCACATCCGGGCAGGAAACGCCATGGGCGTGCCAACCGATGACTTCGTCTGGACCGTGGAGGATGTGGCCGAAGAGATCCGTGCGTCCCAACCGCGCTTCAAAGACCTGAAGGCAACGGTAGACCGCAAGGGCGCCTTCATGGCCATCAACCAGAATTCACGCGAACCGGTGACCGAGCCGGACGAACTGGGCCCCCTGTGGAAGATCCTGCATATCGTCGGGGCCGACTGGACCTACCCGTCGGTGATGTGGGCCGGGGAGAATTACTGTCTATTTCTGGCCGATGAAGAGGGCTGGCGCTACATCCTGGAAGAGTTCGTCTACCATATCGACAACAACCTGGGGTGCAAGCAGGTGGTCAACACGGAGTGAGGGCACTCCTTCTTTGCAATCCTGGAAGGATTGAAAAAATTCAACATCCCCCACAAGTTTGAATTCACCAGCATCATCACCCTTTACGCCCAATGGATCCGGGAGGGGCGCCTTAAGGTCAACTACGACTGGAACAGGGACCTGAAAGTCAAGTTCACCCTTCAGGACCCGTGCAACATCGTGCGCAAGACCTGGGGCGAAGAGATGGCCGACGACATGCGCTTCGTGGTCAAGTCGGTGGTGGGCGAGGAGAACTTCGTCGACATGGTGCCGTGCGGCGCCAACAATTACTGCTGCGGCGGGGGCGGCGGGGCCCTGCAGGCCGGGTACACCGATCAGCGCCGGGCTTACGGAAGAGTAAAGTTCGACCAGATCCAGGCCACAGGCGCCCAATACGTCTTGGCGCCGTGCCACAACTGCCACTCACAGATCGAAGACATCGGCGAGTTTTACGGCGGAAACTACCATGTGGCCCACATCTGGACTTTCATCTGCCTGGCTATGGGCATCCTGGGGGAGAACGAGAGGACCTATCTGGGGCCGGACCTGGCGGCGATAGGGCTGTAG
- a CDS encoding ABC transporter ATP-binding protein has protein sequence MQIIDAQDVIKRFGAFTAVDGIRFRVEKGEFFGLLGPNGAGKTSAIRMIYGFSPVTAGHMRVFGMDIATQWREIRSRMGVCQQENTLDPDLTVEQNLRVYARYFDMDKTRARERAEELLEFFALSHKRAAKVMELSGGLARRLQLARALMAEPDLLILDEPTTGLDPQSRHQVWNRLTDLKKRGLTMLLTTHYMDEAESLCDRLVIMDHGRIIAQGAPRQLIAEHAAESVIEIEGPGAELKTYLKEHQIKHDDLGERMIIYADAQGDLENEVRRRFCMAACLFREGNLEDVFLRLTGRELRE, from the coding sequence ATGCAGATCATCGATGCCCAAGATGTCATCAAACGCTTCGGCGCCTTCACGGCGGTGGACGGCATCCGCTTCCGTGTGGAAAAAGGCGAGTTCTTCGGCTTGCTTGGCCCCAACGGGGCGGGCAAGACTTCGGCCATCCGCATGATCTACGGCTTCTCACCGGTTACCGCGGGTCACATGCGCGTCTTCGGCATGGATATCGCGACCCAGTGGCGCGAAATCCGTTCGCGCATGGGCGTCTGCCAGCAGGAGAACACCCTGGACCCGGATCTCACCGTCGAGCAGAACCTGCGGGTCTACGCGCGCTACTTTGACATGGATAAAACCAGGGCCCGCGAGCGGGCCGAGGAACTGCTCGAATTCTTCGCCCTGTCCCATAAGCGTGCAGCCAAGGTCATGGAACTCTCCGGCGGACTGGCCCGGCGGCTGCAGCTGGCCAGGGCCCTGATGGCCGAGCCGGACCTGCTCATTCTCGACGAGCCCACCACCGGTCTGGACCCCCAGTCCCGCCACCAGGTCTGGAATCGGTTGACCGACCTGAAAAAGCGCGGCCTCACCATGCTGCTGACCACCCACTACATGGACGAGGCCGAGAGCCTGTGCGACCGGCTGGTGATCATGGATCACGGGCGGATCATCGCCCAGGGCGCGCCCCGCCAGTTGATCGCCGAACACGCCGCCGAAAGCGTCATCGAAATCGAGGGGCCGGGTGCGGAATTGAAAACCTACCTGAAGGAACACCAGATCAAACACGACGACCTGGGCGAACGGATGATCATTTACGCCGATGCACAGGGGGACCTGGAGAACGAGGTGCGCCGACGCTTCTGCATGGCAGCGTGCCTCTTTCGGGAGGGCAATCTCGAAGATGTCTTTTTGCGCCTCACCGGCCGGGAGTTGCGCGAATGA
- a CDS encoding methylenetetrahydrofolate reductase has product MKLKEALSTHKFIVTSEVQAPLFDATPEDLVECLQRVRGRMDGVTVTDVELEGVVGDTIRACELLQRSRFNSIYQTTTRDKNRIQLQKDLANAHQAGVENLLVFTEDYRISGDSLQESMFFHVDSGKLASVLQHVREGRTVDGEHLPESMDFTLGSGVESLWGKNVPKKGMEEMEILREMGTGYFLTTPVFDLDQFEKFTRQVNTFRVPVIAEVLLLRNPAMARFINRHFKSGLVPEWVIEKLDKAADKRQASIELFADLVKGLKEVCRGVHIITLGGEDRLQAYLDAAGLR; this is encoded by the coding sequence ATGAAATTGAAAGAAGCGCTGTCGACCCATAAATTCATCGTCACATCCGAAGTCCAGGCGCCCCTGTTCGACGCCACCCCGGAGGACCTGGTCGAATGCCTGCAGCGCGTGCGCGGTCGGATGGATGGCGTCACGGTAACCGATGTGGAACTCGAGGGGGTGGTCGGCGATACCATCCGGGCTTGCGAGCTGCTTCAACGCAGCCGCTTCAATTCGATCTATCAAACCACCACCCGGGACAAGAACCGCATCCAGCTCCAAAAGGATTTGGCCAATGCCCACCAGGCGGGGGTGGAGAACCTACTGGTCTTCACCGAAGACTACCGCATCTCCGGCGACAGCCTGCAGGAATCGATGTTTTTTCATGTGGATTCGGGCAAACTGGCCTCCGTCCTGCAGCACGTCCGCGAGGGGCGGACCGTGGACGGCGAGCATCTCCCCGAGTCGATGGATTTCACGCTGGGCTCCGGTGTCGAGTCCTTGTGGGGCAAGAACGTCCCCAAAAAGGGCATGGAAGAGATGGAGATCTTGCGCGAAATGGGCACCGGATACTTTTTGACCACGCCGGTCTTCGACTTGGATCAATTCGAAAAGTTCACTCGCCAGGTCAACACCTTCCGGGTGCCGGTGATTGCCGAGGTGCTGTTGCTGAGAAATCCGGCCATGGCCCGCTTCATCAACCGGCATTTCAAATCCGGACTGGTGCCCGAGTGGGTTATCGAAAAGCTCGACAAGGCGGCTGACAAGCGACAGGCCAGCATCGAACTGTTCGCCGATCTGGTTAAAGGTCTAAAGGAGGTCTGCCGGGGTGTGCACATCATCACCCTGGGTGGCGAGGATCGGCTGCAGGCTTACCTGGATGCCGCCGGGCTCCGCTAA
- a CDS encoding CDP-alcohol phosphatidyltransferase family protein — translation MVTTQFPAKFAAVLVYSRPFLVFGGMVCALAVIWGKDPAVYTLGISFLLISMTFDLIDGWFAARFRPQALLAPLADRIMDKLVFSIIFPVIAVGTMWRLVGTQPNRAQLLHAIFVLLLCVTVLIRDNFAGFMRGFSLRQGSEPESKEYTRLRTIVAAPISVLLYAHAFYVPEGPSSWIYHWVSWMGTLPLRTFFFIEILFMIINFGSIAAYCRKYGTVCLDELCLGDQVLRRKILSVLPNALTVMNAMMGIMGVIFAYQGRFREMYFMLIGAATFDKLDGAVARRLGLTEPLPEEENESGRKVNIGNLMDDFADAISFCIVPAWIFYIALTDFGYGRFNAAVVGWIAAIYALAGIGRLIYFTIDKHPIPGFFKGLPTPAAALLVLSPIVIYGHALEAFPGWIGFWGYFSIVLVLFNAVIMNFYPVHYIHMGRAMSRNPWFGRATALIVIAFAFTPYLGQASLCIMILYLFSPLVTWRIHPDDAARESRRDTQPAIKS, via the coding sequence ATGGTGACGACACAGTTCCCGGCGAAATTTGCCGCCGTCCTGGTATACAGCAGGCCCTTTCTGGTCTTCGGAGGGATGGTGTGCGCCCTGGCGGTCATCTGGGGAAAGGATCCGGCCGTTTACACGCTGGGGATATCGTTTCTGTTGATCTCCATGACGTTCGACCTCATCGACGGCTGGTTCGCCGCCCGCTTCCGACCCCAGGCACTGCTGGCGCCCCTGGCCGACCGGATCATGGACAAGCTCGTCTTTTCGATCATCTTTCCGGTGATCGCCGTCGGCACCATGTGGCGGCTGGTCGGCACCCAACCCAACCGCGCCCAGCTGCTGCACGCCATCTTCGTGCTGCTGCTGTGCGTGACCGTGCTGATCCGCGACAATTTCGCGGGATTCATGCGCGGCTTTTCTCTGCGCCAGGGCAGCGAACCCGAATCCAAGGAATATACCCGGCTGCGCACCATCGTGGCCGCTCCCATCAGCGTATTGCTATATGCCCACGCCTTCTACGTTCCCGAAGGGCCATCCTCCTGGATCTACCACTGGGTCTCCTGGATGGGCACCCTGCCGCTAAGGACCTTTTTCTTTATCGAAATCCTTTTCATGATCATCAATTTCGGCTCCATAGCCGCCTATTGCCGCAAGTACGGCACCGTATGCCTGGATGAATTGTGCCTCGGCGATCAGGTCCTCAGGCGCAAAATTCTGTCGGTGCTGCCTAATGCGCTCACGGTGATGAATGCCATGATGGGGATCATGGGGGTGATCTTCGCTTATCAGGGACGCTTCCGGGAGATGTACTTCATGCTGATCGGGGCCGCCACGTTCGATAAGCTGGACGGTGCCGTGGCCCGCCGCCTGGGGCTGACCGAGCCGCTGCCCGAGGAGGAAAACGAGTCCGGGCGGAAAGTGAACATAGGCAATCTGATGGATGACTTTGCCGACGCTATCAGCTTCTGCATCGTGCCGGCCTGGATTTTCTACATCGCCCTGACCGATTTCGGATACGGCCGTTTCAATGCCGCAGTCGTCGGATGGATCGCCGCGATCTACGCCCTCGCCGGTATAGGTCGTTTGATCTACTTCACCATCGATAAGCACCCGATCCCCGGATTTTTCAAGGGGCTGCCCACGCCGGCGGCCGCCCTGCTGGTGCTCTCGCCCATCGTCATCTATGGACATGCCTTGGAAGCATTTCCCGGATGGATCGGATTCTGGGGATATTTCTCCATCGTTCTGGTGCTCTTCAACGCCGTCATCATGAATTTTTACCCGGTCCATTACATCCATATGGGCCGGGCCATGAGCCGCAATCCGTGGTTCGGCCGCGCGACCGCGCTCATCGTGATCGCATTCGCGTTCACGCCCTACCTGGGCCAGGCCAGCCTCTGCATCATGATCCTGTACCTCTTCTCGCCCCTGGTCACCTGGCGCATTCATCCAGACGATGCGGCCAGGGAAAGCCGCAGGGACACCCAACCGGCGATCAAATCATAG
- a CDS encoding PAS domain-containing sensor histidine kinase, whose product MKTIQELGHILDAMEDGIYITREDYTVEFMNRAMISMFGEAVGKKCYEVVNASEVMCPWCQAREVFEHGESAHSEVYMPRMDRTFRIIEVPIRNLDGTMSKLNIYRDITRRRDQELKLRSTEQSYRRLFENVGAGVYVSSKEGRFLDVNPALMEMLGYTDRQELLKISLQRDLYLRPEDRAVFQRLIESQGRVVNYPVDFKRKDGSSLPVLLTAHLRTDPSGQVSGYEGICMDQSQIVRLERKIRQTLDFLNNIIQSSPNAIIGADMEGKIIIWNQGAEETLGYAAQDVINRMDVRELYEGDQAYELMRKMRSRDYGGSGKLRAFPMTFRHRDGTLVEGTLSASIIYDEKGQEIASAGFFVDLEERLEMERKLHRTQEQLLQSEKLAAMGRLTSQLAHELNNPLYGIMNTLELMKTEVPPTNKRRKLLDMALSESMRLTDMLRKMLSFSRPDQEERCVVDINTILDEILLLHEKQFREVDIKIVSAFGETLRPVMASKNQLRQVFLNMISNAKDAMPEGGVLTVSTQGNGETVRVQIADTGLGIKAEHLDKIFDTFFTTKTDSAKGVGLGLSVCYGFIKDHGGDIKVESQVGKGTTFTILLPTTSATEPLTCPEPGAAA is encoded by the coding sequence ATGAAAACCATACAGGAACTCGGCCATATACTGGATGCCATGGAGGACGGCATCTATATCACCCGCGAGGACTACACCGTCGAGTTCATGAATCGGGCCATGATTTCGATGTTCGGCGAGGCTGTGGGCAAAAAATGCTACGAGGTGGTCAACGCCAGCGAGGTGATGTGCCCCTGGTGTCAGGCGCGCGAAGTGTTCGAACATGGCGAAAGCGCCCATTCGGAAGTCTACATGCCGCGGATGGACCGCACCTTCCGCATCATCGAGGTGCCCATCCGGAACCTGGACGGCACCATGTCGAAGCTCAATATATATCGGGATATTACCCGCCGCCGCGATCAGGAGCTCAAACTGCGTTCCACAGAACAGAGCTATCGGCGCCTGTTCGAAAATGTCGGGGCAGGGGTATACGTAAGCAGTAAAGAGGGGCGTTTCCTCGACGTGAACCCCGCCTTGATGGAGATGCTCGGCTATACGGACCGGCAGGAGTTGTTGAAAATCAGCCTGCAGAGGGATCTTTATCTGCGCCCCGAAGACCGGGCGGTCTTTCAGCGCCTGATTGAAAGTCAGGGCCGGGTGGTCAACTATCCGGTGGATTTCAAGCGCAAGGACGGCAGCAGTCTGCCGGTGCTGCTCACCGCCCATCTGCGCACCGATCCCAGCGGGCAGGTTTCCGGATACGAAGGCATCTGCATGGATCAGAGCCAGATCGTGCGTCTGGAGCGCAAAATCCGGCAGACGCTGGATTTTCTCAACAACATCATTCAGAGTTCGCCAAACGCCATCATCGGCGCCGACATGGAAGGCAAGATCATCATCTGGAACCAGGGCGCGGAAGAGACGCTGGGCTATGCCGCGCAGGACGTGATCAACCGCATGGATGTGCGCGAGCTTTACGAGGGCGATCAGGCCTACGAGTTGATGCGCAAGATGCGCAGCCGGGATTACGGCGGCAGCGGCAAATTGCGCGCTTTCCCCATGACTTTCCGGCATCGCGACGGGACCCTGGTGGAGGGCACCCTGTCGGCCAGCATCATCTATGATGAAAAGGGGCAGGAGATCGCCTCGGCCGGCTTTTTCGTGGATCTGGAGGAGCGGCTGGAGATGGAGCGCAAGCTGCACCGCACCCAGGAGCAACTGCTGCAGTCGGAAAAACTTGCGGCCATGGGGCGGCTCACCTCACAGCTGGCTCACGAACTCAACAATCCGCTCTACGGCATCATGAACACCCTGGAGTTGATGAAGACCGAGGTGCCGCCCACAAACAAACGGCGTAAACTGCTCGACATGGCACTGTCCGAGAGCATGCGCCTGACCGACATGCTGCGCAAGATGCTCTCCTTTTCCAGGCCTGACCAGGAGGAGCGCTGCGTCGTGGATATCAATACCATTCTGGATGAAATCCTGCTGCTGCACGAAAAGCAGTTCCGCGAGGTGGACATCAAGATCGTGAGCGCCTTCGGAGAGACTTTGCGGCCCGTGATGGCCTCCAAGAACCAGCTCCGCCAGGTGTTCCTCAACATGATCTCCAACGCCAAGGATGCCATGCCCGAAGGGGGTGTACTGACGGTCAGCACCCAGGGAAACGGCGAAACCGTCCGGGTACAGATTGCCGACACCGGTCTGGGCATCAAGGCCGAACACCTCGACAAGATTTTCGACACCTTCTTCACCACCAAGACGGACAGTGCCAAGGGCGTCGGACTGGGGCTTTCGGTCTGCTACGGCTTCATCAAGGACCACGGCGGCGATATCAAGGTGGAGAGCCAGGTGGGCAAAGGGACCACCTTCACCATTTTGCTGCCCACCACCAGCGCGACCGAGCCGCTGACCTGCCCCGAGCCGGGCGCTGCAGCCTGA
- a CDS encoding HpcH/HpaI aldolase family protein, whose translation MRPNKALEAWRQGRPTIGGWLSIGNAYSAELMAHLGFDWLCADMQHGMIGEHELKQMLPAMSTTGVIPLVRVPWNHPAMIMKVLDAGAYGVIVPMINNRQEALKAVSACRYPPEGQRSFGPIRAALYSGEGYAAEANRQVACIGMIETRQGLDNLEEIVTTPGLDGIYIGPADLALAIGLAPVGDNDDPAHVATVDRIFKACRAHGLAVGIHTWSAAFTRRYLEQGFQFVTLGTDSGFMAKKASADLREARSKLKTIV comes from the coding sequence GTGAGACCGAACAAGGCGCTCGAAGCGTGGCGGCAGGGACGGCCGACCATCGGCGGGTGGTTGAGCATCGGCAATGCCTATTCGGCCGAACTCATGGCCCACCTCGGGTTCGATTGGTTGTGCGCCGATATGCAGCACGGCATGATCGGCGAACACGAATTGAAACAGATGCTGCCGGCCATGTCCACCACCGGCGTCATCCCGCTGGTGCGCGTGCCCTGGAACCACCCGGCCATGATCATGAAGGTGCTGGACGCCGGCGCCTACGGCGTCATCGTGCCCATGATCAACAACCGGCAAGAAGCGTTGAAAGCAGTCTCGGCCTGCCGCTACCCACCCGAGGGGCAGCGCTCCTTCGGCCCCATTCGTGCGGCGCTATACAGCGGCGAGGGCTATGCCGCGGAAGCGAATCGACAGGTCGCCTGCATCGGCATGATCGAAACCCGGCAGGGACTCGACAACCTGGAGGAGATCGTGACGACGCCCGGCCTGGATGGCATCTACATCGGCCCGGCCGACCTGGCGTTGGCGATCGGACTGGCGCCGGTGGGGGACAACGACGATCCCGCCCATGTGGCGACCGTCGACCGCATCTTCAAAGCCTGCCGAGCGCATGGCCTGGCCGTGGGGATTCATACCTGGAGTGCGGCATTCACCCGACGATACCTCGAACAGGGATTTCAATTCGTCACGCTGGGAACGGACAGCGGATTCATGGCGAAAAAGGCATCGGCCGACCTCCGGGAGGCAAGGAGCAAGCTGAAAACGATCGTCTAG
- a CDS encoding acetyl-CoA hydrolase/transferase family protein, translated as MENARLAEEYQRKLISAEAAAGLVQSGMSIFLGISANMAHIVDKHLARRKDELRDVNVQTSLDTSEHEFLKADPEGKVFKWHSGFFLHSVRNQVAARGCGVYWAQSWHLAPGVIREQSQKDISFIVTAPMDAHGYFNFGLSVTELQAFCEVSKKIVVVVKEDMPVVCGGQEEAIHISKVDHIVEDREFKTFCLPTVPVKEEDRMIAHNIVSAGLIGDGTTLQIGIGGLPNSVLDALVDAGVHHLGIHSEMLTDKMYDLIEAGVVDNTRKKVDRYKSTFSFCLGSRRLYDFLDRNPMFASYPVDYVNNPLIIAQQPRMFSLNTTMQVDLMGQVASEQVGGERPRQISGTGGQLDFVMGTMLSHDRAGVSVLALYSQYKGRSRIVPILEKGTNVTVPRSLVDYVATEWGLVRSRGLSINERAQALIRIAHPDHREALMRQAVDAGFVPYRHTAGDKLPRGVINCRD; from the coding sequence ATGGAAAACGCCCGACTGGCCGAAGAGTACCAACGCAAGCTGATATCCGCCGAAGCCGCGGCCGGGCTCGTTCAATCCGGGATGAGCATCTTTCTCGGCATTTCAGCCAACATGGCCCACATCGTCGACAAGCACCTGGCGCGGCGCAAGGACGAATTGCGCGACGTCAATGTTCAAACCTCGCTCGATACCTCCGAACACGAGTTTCTCAAGGCCGATCCCGAAGGCAAGGTGTTCAAATGGCACAGCGGCTTTTTTCTGCATTCGGTCCGAAACCAGGTGGCCGCGCGCGGCTGCGGGGTCTATTGGGCCCAATCCTGGCACCTGGCGCCGGGCGTGATCCGCGAACAATCGCAAAAAGATATCTCCTTCATCGTCACCGCGCCCATGGATGCCCATGGCTACTTCAACTTCGGCCTGTCAGTGACCGAGCTCCAGGCGTTCTGCGAAGTCTCTAAAAAGATCGTGGTCGTGGTCAAGGAAGACATGCCCGTGGTGTGCGGCGGCCAGGAAGAGGCGATTCACATCTCCAAGGTCGATCACATCGTCGAAGATCGCGAGTTCAAGACCTTCTGCCTGCCGACCGTGCCGGTCAAGGAAGAGGACCGCATGATCGCCCACAACATCGTTTCGGCCGGCCTGATCGGCGACGGCACCACCTTGCAGATCGGCATCGGCGGACTGCCCAATTCGGTGCTCGATGCCCTGGTCGATGCCGGCGTCCACCACCTGGGCATCCACTCGGAGATGCTGACCGACAAGATGTACGATCTGATCGAGGCCGGAGTCGTGGACAACACCCGCAAGAAGGTAGACCGCTACAAGTCGACCTTCTCGTTCTGCCTGGGCAGCCGCCGGCTGTACGATTTTCTGGATCGCAACCCCATGTTCGCCTCCTACCCCGTGGACTACGTCAACAATCCTTTGATCATCGCCCAGCAGCCGCGCATGTTCTCCCTGAACACCACCATGCAGGTCGACCTGATGGGCCAGGTGGCCTCCGAACAGGTCGGGGGCGAGCGGCCCCGCCAGATCAGCGGCACCGGCGGCCAGCTCGACTTCGTCATGGGCACCATGCTCTCCCACGACCGCGCCGGCGTGAGCGTGCTGGCCCTCTACTCCCAGTACAAGGGCCGGTCGCGCATCGTGCCGATCCTTGAAAAGGGCACCAACGTGACCGTGCCGCGCTCGCTGGTGGATTACGTGGCCACCGAGTGGGGCCTGGTGCGATCGAGGGGCTTGTCGATCAATGAACGCGCCCAGGCCCTGATCCGCATCGCCCATCCCGACCATCGCGAAGCGCTGATGCGCCAGGCGGTGGATGCGGGATTCGTACCCTACCGCCACACAGCAGGCGACAAACTGCCCCGCGGCGTGATCAACTGCCGCGATTAG
- a CDS encoding response regulator yields MEDTLTVYKASQMCKASSKSIINWIEAGHIKAYKTVGGHRRIKREDLIAFMQRQGMPVPDELPANTRRKILVVDDDPIIVETIVQSLEEDEHDYEVISAADGFEAGLQVNHFRPDLIILDIMMPDIKGNEVCRKIKENPDTRETKIIVLSAYLDDDKFKEMKSYGADMCFSKPLPLPQLKEEVARLLERA; encoded by the coding sequence ATGGAAGACACACTCACCGTCTATAAAGCCAGCCAGATGTGCAAGGCCTCCTCCAAATCGATCATCAACTGGATCGAAGCGGGGCACATCAAGGCATACAAAACCGTTGGCGGACATCGGCGCATCAAGCGGGAGGACCTGATCGCATTCATGCAGCGCCAGGGCATGCCCGTTCCGGACGAACTGCCGGCCAATACCCGCCGGAAAATCCTGGTGGTGGACGACGATCCCATCATCGTCGAGACCATCGTCCAGTCCCTCGAAGAGGACGAGCACGACTACGAGGTGATTTCGGCGGCCGACGGATTCGAGGCCGGGCTGCAGGTCAACCATTTCCGGCCGGACCTGATCATCCTGGACATCATGATGCCCGATATCAAAGGGAACGAGGTGTGCCGTAAAATCAAGGAAAATCCAGACACTCGGGAGACGAAGATCATCGTGTTGTCGGCCTACCTGGACGATGACAAGTTCAAGGAGATGAAGTCCTACGGCGCCGACATGTGCTTTTCAAAGCCATTGCCGCTGCCCCAGCTCAAGGAGGAGGTCGCCCGTCTGTTGGAGAGGGCGTAA